Proteins encoded by one window of Camelus bactrianus isolate YW-2024 breed Bactrian camel chromosome 9, ASM4877302v1, whole genome shotgun sequence:
- the SPIB gene encoding transcription factor Spi-B isoform X1 — MPLCLSPSRLDGPHFSCLYPDGVFYDLDSCKHSSYPDSEGAPDLWSYGLSPALPAASYETFDPAVATFSHPQGVQLCYGPSTYPPGGNLDPAPSLEAPGPGFPAYPMEDFTSQTLGPPAYTPYPSPVLSEEEDLLLDSPALEVSDSESDEALVSGPEGRASEAGARKKLRLYQFLLGLLTRGDMRECVWWVEPGAGVFQFSSKHKELLARRWGQQKGNRKRMTYQKLARALRNYAKTGEIRKVKRKLTYQFDSALLPAARRA, encoded by the exons ATGCCCCTGTGTCTCTCCCCTTCCAGGCTCGATGGGCCACACTTCAGCTGTCTG TACCCAGATGGAGTCTTCTACGACCTGGACAGCTGCAAGCACTCCAGTTACCCGGATTCAGAGGGGGCTCCCG acctGTGGAGCTACGGCCTCAGTCCAGCTCTCCCTGCCGCTTCCTATGAAACCTTTGACCCGGCTGTGGCCACCTTCAGCCACCCCCAGGGTGTCCAGCTCTGTTACGGACCCTCAACCTACCCCCCTGGGGGGAACCTGGACCCGGCCCCCAGCCTGGAGGCCCCAGGGCCTGGCTTCCCAGCGTACCCAATGGAGGACTTCACCAGCCAG ACCCTGGGCCCCCCAGCGTACACCCCATACCCCAGCCCCGTGCTGTCAGAGGAAGAGGACCTCTTGTTGGACAGTCCTGCCCTGGAGGTCTCGGACAGCGAGTCGGATGAGGCCCTCGTATCTGGCCCCGAGGGGAGGGCATCTGAGGCAG GGGCCCGCAAGAAGCTGCGCCTGTACCAGTTCCTGCTGGGGCTGCTGACGCGCGGAGACATGCGCGAGTGCGTGTGGTGGGTGGAGCCGGGCGCCGGGGTCTTCCAGTTCTCCTCCAAGCACAAGGAGCTCCTGGCGCGCCGCTGGGGCCAGCAGAAGGGCAACCGTAAGCGCATGACCTACCAGAAGCTGGCACGCGCCCTGCGCAACTACGCCAAGACCGGCGAGATCCGCAAGGTCAAGCGCAAGCTCACCTACCAGTTTGACAGTGCGCTGCTGCCCGCCGCCCGCCGGGCCTGA
- the SPIB gene encoding transcription factor Spi-B isoform X2 — MLTLEAAQLDGPHFSCLYPDGVFYDLDSCKHSSYPDSEGAPDLWSYGLSPALPAASYETFDPAVATFSHPQGVQLCYGPSTYPPGGNLDPAPSLEAPGPGFPAYPMEDFTSQTLGPPAYTPYPSPVLSEEEDLLLDSPALEVSDSESDEALVSGPEGRASEAGARKKLRLYQFLLGLLTRGDMRECVWWVEPGAGVFQFSSKHKELLARRWGQQKGNRKRMTYQKLARALRNYAKTGEIRKVKRKLTYQFDSALLPAARRA, encoded by the exons ATGCTCACGCTAGAGGCTGCACA GCTCGATGGGCCACACTTCAGCTGTCTG TACCCAGATGGAGTCTTCTACGACCTGGACAGCTGCAAGCACTCCAGTTACCCGGATTCAGAGGGGGCTCCCG acctGTGGAGCTACGGCCTCAGTCCAGCTCTCCCTGCCGCTTCCTATGAAACCTTTGACCCGGCTGTGGCCACCTTCAGCCACCCCCAGGGTGTCCAGCTCTGTTACGGACCCTCAACCTACCCCCCTGGGGGGAACCTGGACCCGGCCCCCAGCCTGGAGGCCCCAGGGCCTGGCTTCCCAGCGTACCCAATGGAGGACTTCACCAGCCAG ACCCTGGGCCCCCCAGCGTACACCCCATACCCCAGCCCCGTGCTGTCAGAGGAAGAGGACCTCTTGTTGGACAGTCCTGCCCTGGAGGTCTCGGACAGCGAGTCGGATGAGGCCCTCGTATCTGGCCCCGAGGGGAGGGCATCTGAGGCAG GGGCCCGCAAGAAGCTGCGCCTGTACCAGTTCCTGCTGGGGCTGCTGACGCGCGGAGACATGCGCGAGTGCGTGTGGTGGGTGGAGCCGGGCGCCGGGGTCTTCCAGTTCTCCTCCAAGCACAAGGAGCTCCTGGCGCGCCGCTGGGGCCAGCAGAAGGGCAACCGTAAGCGCATGACCTACCAGAAGCTGGCACGCGCCCTGCGCAACTACGCCAAGACCGGCGAGATCCGCAAGGTCAAGCGCAAGCTCACCTACCAGTTTGACAGTGCGCTGCTGCCCGCCGCCCGCCGGGCCTGA